The genomic window TCCAGTGCAGCAACTGCCCACTTTCACGGAAAGTGACCACGGGGATACTCCCCGTGGCGCATTTCGATTAAAATTACCATTTGCAAGGGAAAGTAAGGGCAGTTATCACACTTCGCAACCATTACCAGGATGCCCAAAAATGCCTCCATCTCTGCAATTGCGGCAATATCAGCAACAAGCGATCGCTAGCTGGTTTACCAACAATGGCAGAGGGACGCTGAAAATGGCTACTGGTAGTGGTAAAACGATTACTGCACTAGCGATCGCTTGTGAATTATATCAGCAGATTGATTTACAAGTGTTGTTGGTGGTATGTCCCTACCGCCATCTCGTCACCCAATGGGCGCGAGAATGTGAAAAATTTAATTTGCAACCCATTTTAGCCTTTGAGAATTTACGCACTTGGCAAAGTCAACTTTCCACGCAAATTTATAATCTGCGTTCTGGTTCTCAACGGTTTGTGACTGTGATTACTACGAACTCCACATTAATTGGAGATGGTTTTCAGTCTCAACTCAAATATTTTCCCGCTAAAACTTTAATTATTGGGGATGAGGCGCATAATTTAGGCGCACCCAAGTTAGAAGAAAGTTTACCGCGTCGCGTTGGGTTGAGACTGGCTTTATCTGCCACACCGGAGAGATATTTTGATGATTTTGGTACGCAATCTATATTTGATTATTTTGGCCCAGTTCTCCAGCCAGAGTTTACTTTGAGGGATGCGATCGCTCAAGGTGCTTTGGTACATTATTTGTATTATCCGGTGCTGGTGGAATTAACTGAAGCAGAAAGTATTGCTTATCTAAAGTTAACTAAAAGAATTGGGCGATCGCTGCTTTATCGGGATCGAGAAAATGGCAAATCGGGATTTGAAGACAATGAAGATTTAAAGCCGTTGTTGATGCAAAGAGCAAGATTAATTGGTGCAGCGGAAAATAAATTAACCGCCTTGCATGAATTAATGGCAACTCGCCGCGAAACTACTCACACTCTTTTTTATTGCAGTGATGGTTCACAAGAGGCCGGACAACGTTCATCTCTACGCCAAGTTAAAGCTGTTGCTAAAATTTTGGGAGTGGATTTAGGGTACAAGGTAAGCACTTATACGGCTCAAACAACTTTACAAGAAAGGGAAACATTGCGCCATCAATTTGAAAGTGGCGAGTTGCAGGGTTTGGTAGCAATTCGTTGTTTAGATGAAGGTGTTGATATTCCGGCAATTCAAACTGCGGTGATTTTATCAAGTTCTGGTAATCCTCGCCAGTTTATTCAGCGACGGGGGCGAGTTTTGC from Nostoc sp. UHCC 0926 includes these protein-coding regions:
- a CDS encoding DNA phosphorothioation system restriction enzyme, producing MYLTQNPVQQLPTFTESDHGDTPRGAFRLKLPFARESKGSYHTSQPLPGCPKMPPSLQLRQYQQQAIASWFTNNGRGTLKMATGSGKTITALAIACELYQQIDLQVLLVVCPYRHLVTQWARECEKFNLQPILAFENLRTWQSQLSTQIYNLRSGSQRFVTVITTNSTLIGDGFQSQLKYFPAKTLIIGDEAHNLGAPKLEESLPRRVGLRLALSATPERYFDDFGTQSIFDYFGPVLQPEFTLRDAIAQGALVHYLYYPVLVELTEAESIAYLKLTKRIGRSLLYRDRENGKSGFEDNEDLKPLLMQRARLIGAAENKLTALHELMATRRETTHTLFYCSDGSQEAGQRSSLRQVKAVAKILGVDLGYKVSTYTAQTTLQERETLRHQFESGELQGLVAIRCLDEGVDIPAIQTAVILSSSGNPRQFIQRRGRVLRPHPAKERATIFDMIVLPPDLDRETIEVERNLLKKELRRFVEFADLADNAGEARMKLLDLQKRYGLLDI